The following are encoded in a window of Novosphingobium sp. THN1 genomic DNA:
- the moaA gene encoding GTP 3',8-cyclase MoaA, whose product MSSQAPLIDRFARRITYLRLSVTDRCDLRCAYCMPERMEFLPKAQVLSLEELHRLSLHFIARGVRKIRLTGGEPLVRRDMMELVRALGRKLGDGLDELTLTTNGTRLTEYADELAAAGVKRINVSLDTLDREAFARLSRRDMLPQVLEGIAAAKEAGLKVKINAVALKDINEAEISSLIEWAHSAGHDMTLIEVMPLGEVEGDRFDHYLPLDAVRRDLEKRWTLTDSDARSGGPARYVDIAETGGRLGFITPLTGNFCAGCNRVRVTATGQLYMCLGGEGRVDLRAALRSDDPDGALSECFARAMGEKQERHSFVIDKPGSAPAVSRHMSTTGG is encoded by the coding sequence GTGAGCAGCCAAGCGCCTTTGATTGATCGGTTCGCCCGCCGGATCACCTACCTTCGCCTTTCGGTGACTGACCGCTGTGATCTGCGCTGCGCCTACTGCATGCCCGAGCGCATGGAGTTCCTGCCCAAGGCCCAAGTCCTCAGCCTCGAAGAGCTGCACCGTCTCTCGCTCCACTTCATCGCCCGCGGCGTCCGCAAGATTCGGCTGACCGGGGGCGAGCCGCTGGTCCGCCGCGACATGATGGAACTGGTTCGCGCGCTGGGCCGCAAGCTCGGTGACGGACTTGACGAACTCACCCTTACCACAAACGGCACCCGGCTGACGGAATACGCCGACGAGCTCGCCGCTGCCGGCGTAAAGCGCATCAACGTCTCGCTCGACACGCTGGATCGTGAGGCATTTGCCAGGCTCTCCCGCCGCGACATGCTGCCGCAGGTGCTCGAAGGCATCGCCGCCGCAAAGGAGGCCGGGCTCAAGGTCAAGATCAACGCCGTCGCGCTCAAGGACATCAACGAGGCCGAGATTTCCTCGTTGATCGAATGGGCGCACAGTGCCGGGCACGACATGACCCTGATCGAAGTCATGCCGCTGGGTGAGGTCGAGGGCGATCGCTTCGATCACTATCTTCCGCTCGATGCCGTTCGCCGCGATCTGGAGAAGCGCTGGACCCTGACTGACAGCGATGCGCGTTCAGGCGGTCCCGCCCGCTATGTCGACATTGCCGAGACCGGCGGCCGGCTGGGCTTCATCACGCCTCTGACCGGAAACTTCTGCGCCGGGTGCAACCGGGTTCGGGTTACCGCCACCGGCCAGCTCTACATGTGCCTCGGCGGCGAAGGGCGCGTGGACCTGCGCGCCGCGCTGCGCTCCGATGACCCCGACGGTGCGCTGTCCGAATGCTTCGCCCGCGCCATGGGTGAAAAGCAGGAACGTCATTCCTTCGTGATCGACAAGCCGGGCAGCGCGCCTGCAGTGTCGCGTCACATGTCCACGACCGGCGGCTGA
- a CDS encoding molybdenum cofactor biosynthesis protein MoaE, protein MADVRLSLEAFDPAAEIAAFNAQHPNAGGIVTFLGQVRDSGGVEALELQHYEPMTLPGMEELARVTERRWPVEGLLILHRSGVMHPGDAIVLVCAAARHRRDAFAAADFAMDHLKSESWFWKREKTASGWRWIEPRPEDHEDISRWRI, encoded by the coding sequence GTGGCTGACGTTCGCCTCTCGCTGGAGGCGTTCGATCCGGCCGCCGAGATCGCGGCGTTCAATGCGCAGCACCCAAACGCGGGCGGCATTGTCACCTTTCTCGGCCAGGTCCGCGATTCGGGTGGCGTCGAGGCGCTCGAACTCCAGCACTACGAGCCGATGACTCTCCCCGGAATGGAAGAGCTGGCCCGCGTAACCGAAAGACGTTGGCCTGTCGAAGGCCTGCTGATCCTTCACCGCAGCGGCGTGATGCATCCCGGCGATGCCATCGTCCTCGTCTGTGCCGCCGCCCGTCATCGCCGCGACGCTTTCGCGGCGGCCGACTTTGCCATGGACCACCTCAAGAGCGAATCGTGGTTCTGGAAACGCGAAAAGACAGCTTCGGGCTGGCGCTGGATCGAACCCCGCCCGGAGGACCACGAAGACATTTCCCGTTGGCGCATTTGA
- a CDS encoding GNAT family N-acetyltransferase yields the protein MALWPRRRQAFRRGSAGGNHPHFLATLPGAHGSRLIGCVGLIEESGETELGYWVAQAHWGRGFATEAVRSVLSLARTLGHHRVNARHFADNPASARVLEKAGFRPTGEIRLGHSPARTQPAPTVHHVIDLVAPVDCDGPEDGGFEPMRRAA from the coding sequence ATGGCCCTATGGCCCCGACGACGCCAAGCGTTTCGTCGCGGTTCCGCAGGGGGCAATCACCCGCACTTCCTTGCAACGCTGCCCGGCGCACACGGTTCGCGCCTGATCGGTTGCGTCGGCCTGATCGAGGAATCGGGCGAGACCGAGCTCGGATACTGGGTTGCGCAGGCACACTGGGGTCGAGGCTTTGCCACCGAAGCGGTGCGCAGCGTCCTCTCCCTCGCGCGCACGCTCGGCCATCACCGCGTCAACGCTCGTCACTTTGCCGACAACCCGGCGTCGGCAAGGGTGCTGGAGAAGGCCGGCTTCCGGCCGACTGGCGAGATTCGTCTCGGCCATAGCCCGGCGCGCACCCAGCCTGCACCCACGGTTCACCACGTCATCGATCTGGTCGCCCCGGTCGATTGCGATGGCCCGGAAGACGGTGGCTTCGAGCCGATGCGCCGCGCCGCCTGA
- a CDS encoding GNAT family N-acetyltransferase translates to MFIRSERLFLRPAWPEDWAELHALIDDEAVVRNLSRAPWPYGPDDAKRFVAVPQGAITRTSLQRCPAHTVRA, encoded by the coding sequence ATGTTCATTCGCAGCGAACGGCTGTTCCTGCGGCCTGCCTGGCCGGAGGACTGGGCCGAGCTCCATGCCCTGATCGATGACGAGGCCGTCGTCCGCAATCTCTCGCGCGCGCCATGGCCCTATGGCCCCGACGACGCCAAGCGTTTCGTCGCGGTTCCGCAGGGGGCAATCACCCGCACTTCCTTGCAACGCTGCCCGGCGCACACGGTTCGCGCCTGA
- a CDS encoding MoaD/ThiS family protein has product MAKLVFMGRLEDVAGAAELPVEPGPVEQVLARLDPALAVQLLGEKIRMALNGRLLTDVGGVVLGQGDELAFLPPVSGG; this is encoded by the coding sequence ATGGCAAAGCTGGTGTTCATGGGGCGGCTCGAAGACGTGGCCGGTGCGGCGGAGCTGCCGGTTGAGCCAGGTCCTGTCGAACAGGTCCTTGCCAGGCTTGACCCTGCACTCGCCGTCCAGTTGCTGGGCGAGAAAATCCGCATGGCGCTCAATGGTCGTCTCCTCACCGATGTCGGCGGCGTTGTCCTTGGCCAAGGTGACGAACTCGCCTTCCTCCCGCCGGTGAGCGGTGGCTGA
- the rplU gene encoding 50S ribosomal protein L21 — MFAIVRTGGKQYRVAAGDKIAVEKLAGEAGDKITLGEVLLAGEGDSLADAAKVTVSAEIIAQAKSEKVIVFKKRRRHNYRRRNGHRQQMTLLRIVSVA; from the coding sequence ATGTTCGCAATCGTGCGCACGGGCGGCAAGCAGTATCGGGTCGCCGCCGGAGACAAGATCGCGGTCGAGAAGCTGGCAGGCGAAGCCGGCGACAAGATCACGCTGGGTGAAGTGCTTCTCGCCGGTGAAGGCGATTCGCTGGCTGACGCCGCGAAGGTCACTGTTTCGGCAGAGATCATCGCCCAGGCGAAGTCGGAGAAGGTGATCGTGTTCAAGAAGCGCCGTCGCCACAACTATCGCCGCCGCAACGGTCACCGCCAGCAGATGACCCTGCTGCGCATCGTCTCGGTCGCCTGA
- the rpmA gene encoding 50S ribosomal protein L27, producing the protein MAHKKAGGSSRNGRDSAGRRLGVKKFGGQEVVGGNIIIRQRGTRVYPGANVGMGKDHTLFALGEGRVRFHAGKLGRKYVSVDIMAEAAE; encoded by the coding sequence ATGGCACACAAGAAAGCAGGCGGCTCTTCGCGCAATGGTCGCGACTCAGCCGGTCGTCGCCTCGGCGTGAAGAAGTTCGGCGGCCAGGAAGTGGTCGGCGGCAACATCATCATCCGCCAGCGCGGTACCCGCGTGTACCCGGGCGCCAACGTCGGCATGGGCAAGGATCACACGCTGTTCGCGCTCGGCGAAGGCCGCGTACGCTTCCACGCTGGCAAGCTTGGTCGCAAGTACGTGTCGGTCGATATTATGGCCGAAGCGGCTGAATAA